One Betaproteobacteria bacterium genomic window carries:
- a CDS encoding potassium transporter Kup, giving the protein MSSNGNGREKTGVLPLTVAAIGVVFGDIGTSPLYAMREAFNGSHPVAANHDNVLGVLSLISWALIIVVTLKYVVFMMRADNRGEGGIMALLALVLRSTTRNTRGRMILMSLGLFGAALFYGDGVITPAISVLSAVEGLEVATPALKPFVIPATVLVLIGLFLFQQKGTEMVGALFGPVTIVWFAVLALLGIVNIVNYPQVLAAFSPGYGVAFFAENSTGGFLVLGAVVLAITGTEALYADMGHFGKKPIRLAWSCYVLPALLLNYFGQGALILYNNDAIPNPFYHMAPEWALYPLVILATMATVIASQAVISGTYSLTRQAIQLGYCPRLEVTHTSESEIGQVYMPWINWVLLAAVIGLVLGFESSSHLAGAYGIAVTGTMAIDTVLAFVLMRRLWHWPLWIAVPLLLIFLTIDLSFFSANAIKLLQGGWFPIVVAIALFTLLVTWKRGRLLLMERLSPGAIPIEPFIQSVTAHPPTRVPGTSVFLTAASEGVPHALLHNLNHNKVLHERIVLLTVSTIDIPHVPDEERIEVQSLGSDFYRLIVRYGFKDEPDVPRALELASAKGFKFEMMETSFFLSRQTLIPKVGPGMALWREKLFALMSRNASSATTFFKIPANRVVELGTRIEL; this is encoded by the coding sequence ATGAGCTCCAACGGGAACGGACGCGAGAAGACGGGCGTGCTGCCGCTGACGGTCGCGGCGATCGGCGTGGTCTTCGGCGATATCGGCACCAGTCCGCTGTACGCCATGCGCGAAGCGTTCAACGGCAGCCATCCGGTCGCTGCCAACCATGACAACGTGCTCGGCGTGCTGTCGCTGATTTCCTGGGCACTGATCATCGTCGTGACACTGAAATACGTGGTCTTCATGATGCGCGCCGACAATCGTGGCGAGGGAGGCATCATGGCCTTGCTCGCACTGGTGTTGCGCTCCACGACACGCAATACCAGGGGTCGCATGATATTGATGTCGCTGGGCCTGTTCGGCGCCGCGCTGTTTTACGGCGACGGCGTCATCACACCGGCGATTTCGGTACTATCCGCCGTGGAAGGTCTGGAAGTCGCGACCCCGGCCCTTAAGCCGTTCGTCATTCCCGCCACGGTCCTCGTCCTGATCGGCCTTTTTCTGTTTCAGCAGAAAGGCACCGAAATGGTCGGCGCGCTATTCGGACCGGTCACCATTGTCTGGTTCGCGGTACTGGCGCTGCTGGGCATTGTCAATATCGTCAACTATCCGCAGGTCCTGGCGGCGTTTTCTCCCGGTTATGGCGTCGCCTTCTTTGCCGAGAATTCCACCGGCGGCTTTCTGGTGCTCGGCGCGGTCGTACTGGCCATTACCGGTACCGAGGCGTTGTACGCGGACATGGGACATTTCGGTAAAAAGCCGATCCGGCTGGCCTGGTCCTGCTACGTACTGCCGGCGCTGTTGCTGAATTATTTCGGCCAGGGTGCATTGATCCTGTACAACAACGACGCCATACCGAATCCCTTCTATCACATGGCGCCGGAATGGGCTTTGTACCCGCTGGTGATCCTCGCCACCATGGCCACCGTGATCGCGTCGCAGGCGGTGATTTCCGGAACCTATTCCCTGACCCGGCAGGCGATCCAGCTCGGCTACTGCCCACGGCTCGAGGTCACGCACACCTCCGAAAGCGAAATCGGACAGGTCTATATGCCCTGGATCAACTGGGTGCTGCTGGCTGCGGTGATCGGGCTGGTGCTCGGCTTCGAATCCTCCAGCCACCTCGCGGGCGCTTACGGCATCGCGGTGACCGGCACCATGGCCATCGACACCGTGCTGGCCTTCGTGCTGATGCGCAGACTGTGGCACTGGCCGCTGTGGATTGCCGTGCCGCTGCTGTTGATCTTCCTGACGATCGATTTATCGTTCTTCAGCGCCAATGCGATCAAGCTGCTCCAGGGAGGCTGGTTCCCGATCGTGGTGGCGATCGCGCTGTTCACGCTGCTGGTGACCTGGAAGCGCGGACGGCTACTGCTCATGGAACGGCTGTCGCCGGGGGCGATCCCGATCGAACCGTTTATCCAGAGCGTCACCGCGCACCCTCCGACACGCGTGCCGGGCACCTCGGTATTCCTGACCGCGGCTTCCGAAGGCGTGCCGCACGCGTTGCTGCACAATCTGAATCACAACAAGGTGCTGCACGAGCGCATCGTGCTGCTCACGGTAAGCACGATCGACATCCCGCATGTACCCGACGAAGAACGCATCGAAGTACAGTCGCTCGGAAGCGATTTCTATCGCTTGATCGTCCGCTATGGCTTCAAGGACGAACCGGACGTGCCGCGCGCACTCGAACTCGCCTCCGCCAAGGGATTCAAATTCGAGATGATGGAGACGTCGTTCTTCCTCAGCCGGCAAACGCTGATTCCCAAGGTCGGTCCCGGCATGGCGCTGTGGCGCGAGAAACTGTTCGCATTGATGTCGCGCAACGCATCCAGCGCGACGACTTTTTTCAAGATTCCGGCAAACCGGGTTGTCGAACTGGGCACCCGGATCGAACTGTAG
- a CDS encoding DUF429 domain-containing protein — translation MRKSADWSVHGVDFTSRPRIRKPITVASGRSHRSAFRLDALEEFADWTHFETWLQRPGPWIAGFDFPFGLPREAVEDLGWPKYWPQLVAYCRRQGRDEFRAALDRYRESRPAGKRYAHRAADHPASSHSPLKLVNPPVGLMFLEGAPRLLDAGVTIPGLHLGDPQRVALEAYPGFSARQMVKASYKNDATAKQTPARRQARKSMVSLLTTSANPFGLVLTGSTRLLNSLVGDATGDRLDAVLCAMQAAWAWHRRDDNYGLPAHVDPLEGWIVTVPEK, via the coding sequence ATGCGTAAATCGGCAGACTGGTCGGTCCACGGCGTGGATTTCACCAGCCGCCCGCGCATTCGCAAACCGATCACCGTCGCCAGTGGTCGCAGTCACCGTTCGGCATTTCGTCTCGACGCCCTCGAAGAATTTGCCGACTGGACGCATTTCGAAACCTGGCTGCAGCGCCCGGGGCCGTGGATAGCGGGGTTCGATTTTCCGTTCGGCCTGCCGCGTGAAGCGGTCGAGGATCTCGGCTGGCCGAAGTATTGGCCGCAGCTTGTTGCCTACTGCCGGCGTCAGGGACGCGACGAATTTCGTGCCGCACTGGATCGGTATCGCGAAAGCCGGCCAGCCGGAAAGCGCTATGCGCACCGGGCCGCCGATCATCCGGCCAGCTCGCACAGCCCGCTCAAGCTGGTGAATCCGCCCGTGGGGCTCATGTTCCTGGAAGGCGCGCCGCGGTTGCTGGATGCCGGCGTGACCATCCCGGGGTTGCATCTGGGCGATCCGCAACGCGTGGCACTGGAAGCGTATCCCGGTTTTTCCGCGCGCCAAATGGTGAAAGCTTCGTACAAGAACGACGCCACAGCCAAACAGACGCCGGCGCGCAGACAGGCACGAAAGAGCATGGTGAGCTTGCTGACGACAAGCGCCAATCCGTTCGGATTGGTCCTGACCGGATCGACACGACTGTTGAATTCCCTGGTCGGCGATGCAACCGGAGATCGGCTCGATGCGGTGCTTTGCGCGATGCAAGCAGCGTGGGCATGGCATCGGCGCGACGACAACTATGGATTGCCGGCGCACGTTGATCCCCTGGAAGGATGGATCGTAACCGTGCCAGAGAAATGA
- a CDS encoding ImmA/IrrE family metallo-endopeptidase, whose protein sequence is MIGNRLKKAREAKGWSLRELEAAIGEVVSAQAIGKYERNEMMPSSTVLLALAKTLQVRPDYLLSTQEIELTGVDFRKAPHTGAKEERAVEAVVLDRVERYLQLEELVPNGAATWNAPQNPAFKISRIEDVENAAIQLREQWQLGIEPIPVMAELLEEKGIKVIVVGLGEEVSGSKAFVQRPGFPDVPVIVVNERHNGFRQRFTLAHELGHLVLECTGLSDKEEEKAADWFAGAFFMAKEMMERLLGRNRTSISFGELAELQKLFKVSIACLVVRCSQLGVLSKAAYGRLWGQIRALGLNALGAKEPNSIPPEKPKRMERLSLRAVAEDVLSKAKVAELMHVSVRELDKMMVPVA, encoded by the coding sequence ATGATCGGGAACCGATTGAAGAAGGCTAGGGAAGCGAAGGGTTGGTCGTTGCGCGAACTGGAAGCCGCAATCGGAGAAGTGGTATCTGCGCAGGCCATCGGCAAGTACGAACGCAATGAAATGATGCCGAGTTCAACAGTTTTGCTTGCTCTGGCGAAGACACTACAGGTAAGACCAGATTACCTATTAAGTACGCAGGAGATCGAGCTTACAGGCGTTGATTTCCGTAAGGCGCCACACACGGGCGCCAAGGAAGAGCGCGCCGTCGAGGCCGTGGTGCTCGATCGCGTCGAGCGGTATCTCCAATTGGAAGAATTGGTGCCCAACGGGGCAGCCACGTGGAACGCTCCTCAGAATCCCGCCTTCAAGATAAGTCGCATTGAGGACGTTGAAAACGCTGCGATTCAATTGCGCGAGCAATGGCAGCTCGGCATCGAGCCCATTCCGGTGATGGCTGAATTGCTGGAGGAGAAAGGGATCAAAGTCATCGTGGTTGGCCTAGGGGAGGAAGTCTCCGGCTCTAAAGCGTTTGTTCAACGGCCGGGTTTCCCAGATGTACCTGTGATTGTTGTGAACGAGAGGCATAACGGCTTCCGACAGCGATTTACGTTGGCGCACGAATTGGGTCACCTGGTATTGGAGTGCACGGGGCTAAGCGATAAAGAGGAAGAGAAGGCCGCTGACTGGTTCGCCGGCGCATTTTTCATGGCCAAGGAAATGATGGAGCGCCTGTTAGGCAGGAACCGGACCTCCATTTCGTTTGGCGAACTAGCGGAATTACAGAAACTGTTCAAGGTCAGCATCGCGTGCCTCGTCGTGCGTTGCTCGCAGCTCGGCGTTTTGTCGAAGGCGGCGTATGGAAGACTCTGGGGGCAAATCAGGGCACTAGGCTTAAACGCACTTGGGGCGAAGGAACCGAACAGTATTCCGCCTGAAAAGCCAAAACGCATGGAACGTCTGTCCTTGCGGGCCGTCGCCGAAGATGTGCTATCTAAAGCCAAGGTCGCAGAGCTCATGCATGTAAGCGTACGGGAACTGGACAAAATGATGGTACCCGTCGCTTGA
- a CDS encoding ThiF family adenylyltransferase: MNEVAVFSRLVVLTGDESTLNTANGQWCLVDSLRLLVRVVGRLAVILPPGSTRLETAIRDVCAKICFRAQPTIVCGDGRELLREATAVLHVGSIASASSTHTCVNSNGWVARVSSCGRVLPADVSQPNPIAALTAASLGVTEVFKRIVGVSGQSAPLLDLVEFSLFEMSTEFNGLGPELPEALVLPNGLLVGAGAIGNGVALLASQLPLTGRLHVIDKQEYGDENLGTCVLLETEGWIGHNKATRLASWLAANSGLSATGEHAFVKDALGDEKVRTLAPRVVLNGLDDVEARHDAQLAWPDLMIDGGISDVGAAVVEHRIDSRSLACLRCAFEVRGIDHKAIQEELTGLPASALSDQQRLLTEADVAAAAPAKQAWLKERLLERKTICSIVTEAGLKNLGVDAEKGFRPSVPFVATAAAALVFAALIKALQYPTREYAQSFTMGNLFLGPENSAVLNRPAKKSCLCVVSRSAIDALRRHRLSCT; this comes from the coding sequence ATGAACGAGGTAGCCGTGTTTTCGAGGCTAGTCGTGCTCACCGGGGATGAATCCACGCTGAACACCGCGAATGGGCAGTGGTGTTTAGTCGATTCCCTCAGACTTCTCGTGCGTGTCGTCGGAAGGCTAGCGGTGATTCTTCCGCCGGGATCAACTCGGCTCGAGACCGCAATTCGAGACGTATGCGCAAAAATCTGCTTTCGGGCGCAGCCAACTATTGTCTGCGGTGATGGCAGGGAACTGTTGCGCGAGGCGACGGCAGTGTTGCATGTGGGCTCAATTGCGAGCGCGTCTTCAACTCATACCTGCGTCAATTCGAACGGCTGGGTCGCCAGGGTGTCATCCTGCGGCCGAGTATTGCCTGCTGACGTGTCCCAGCCCAATCCCATTGCCGCACTCACGGCCGCTTCCCTTGGCGTCACCGAGGTCTTCAAACGCATCGTAGGCGTCTCAGGGCAATCTGCGCCGCTGCTCGATCTTGTCGAATTCTCCCTCTTTGAGATGTCTACGGAATTCAACGGCCTTGGCCCAGAACTGCCAGAGGCCCTAGTTCTCCCCAACGGACTCTTGGTGGGAGCCGGCGCGATCGGAAATGGCGTGGCTCTCCTGGCCTCTCAGCTTCCACTTACCGGACGGCTGCATGTCATCGATAAGCAAGAATACGGCGACGAAAATCTTGGCACGTGCGTGCTGCTGGAGACCGAAGGTTGGATAGGTCACAATAAGGCGACACGACTGGCGTCTTGGCTGGCCGCTAACAGCGGGCTGAGCGCAACCGGGGAGCACGCATTCGTCAAAGATGCACTCGGGGATGAAAAGGTCCGAACGTTAGCACCGCGCGTCGTTCTCAACGGGCTTGACGACGTAGAGGCGCGCCACGATGCACAACTGGCATGGCCAGACCTCATGATCGACGGCGGAATCAGTGATGTCGGGGCCGCCGTGGTGGAACATCGGATCGATTCTCGGTCTCTCGCATGCTTGCGGTGCGCGTTTGAGGTTCGTGGCATCGACCACAAGGCAATTCAGGAAGAATTAACAGGATTGCCGGCGTCCGCATTGTCAGATCAGCAGAGGCTTCTTACCGAAGCAGACGTAGCCGCCGCTGCCCCCGCTAAGCAAGCATGGCTCAAAGAACGTTTGCTCGAAAGAAAAACAATATGCTCCATCGTGACCGAGGCCGGTTTGAAGAATCTTGGAGTCGACGCCGAGAAAGGCTTTCGCCCTTCCGTCCCGTTTGTCGCAACCGCCGCTGCCGCGCTGGTTTTCGCGGCGTTGATCAAGGCACTCCAATATCCTACCCGGGAGTATGCGCAGAGCTTTACCATGGGCAATCTTTTCCTGGGACCTGAAAATTCTGCGGTTCTGAACCGGCCTGCGAAGAAATCGTGCCTTTGCGTTGTAAGTCGTTCTGCAATTGATGCGCTACGTAGACATCGCTTATCCTGTACTTAG
- a CDS encoding SapC family protein, producing MKIAPPLGYEQITPLLKNHKVLLPRAEETPAIFHRLHAMPLSLSEFEPACRDYPIVFVTGDDGNTFNAVVVLGMQVMQNLFILTDGMWDRRAYLPAYVRRYPFCMSRVTVDGQPQNERIVCIEESALHDSGEPLYDADGQALSQWTVLEKLIFDYEQDLVRCESLCQLIAELKLLEPFTMKAEVDGFTMQLEGMHRVTRTTLEALPADQLQRLMSAGALEKIYSHLLSLNNFRRLLNRRSFFAIKSPSKQGDLN from the coding sequence ATGAAGATCGCCCCGCCGCTGGGTTACGAGCAGATCACGCCGTTGCTCAAGAACCATAAGGTTCTGCTGCCACGGGCCGAGGAGACGCCGGCGATTTTCCACCGGCTGCACGCGATGCCCCTGAGCCTGTCGGAATTCGAACCGGCTTGCCGCGACTATCCGATCGTCTTCGTTACCGGCGACGACGGCAACACATTCAACGCGGTGGTAGTGCTCGGAATGCAGGTAATGCAGAACCTGTTCATTCTGACCGACGGCATGTGGGACCGGCGCGCTTATCTGCCCGCCTATGTACGCCGTTACCCGTTCTGCATGAGCCGGGTCACGGTCGACGGCCAGCCGCAGAATGAACGCATCGTCTGCATCGAAGAAAGTGCCTTGCACGACTCGGGCGAGCCGCTCTACGATGCGGACGGCCAGGCGCTCTCGCAGTGGACCGTGCTGGAAAAGCTGATCTTCGACTACGAGCAGGACCTCGTTCGCTGCGAGTCATTGTGCCAGCTGATCGCCGAGCTGAAGCTGCTTGAACCCTTCACGATGAAGGCCGAAGTCGACGGATTTACGATGCAACTGGAGGGCATGCATCGGGTAACGCGGACCACGCTCGAAGCGCTGCCCGCCGACCAACTGCAGCGGTTGATGTCAGCCGGCGCATTGGAAAAAATCTATTCGCACCTGCTGTCGCTCAACAACTTCCGCCGCCTGCTGAACCGGCGCAGTTTTTTTGCGATCAAATCTCCCAGCAAACAGGGTGATCTCAACTAG